In Candidatus Defluviibacterium haderslevense, the following are encoded in one genomic region:
- the mutS gene encoding DNA mismatch repair protein MutS, with protein MEQYNSLKAKHPDAILLYRVGDFYETFGSDAITTSEVLGIVLTKRNNGGSTIELAGFPFHALDAYLPKLVKAGYRVAICEQLEKPSKGKKIVKRGITDVITPGVTLDNKLLDQKRNNFLGAVFVGDMNHIGVSFVDISTGEFYLAEGQQEYINKLLQNFQPSEILYSRSKKLIFDQLFSEQYYAYALEDWIFTSEYTTKKLLHHFQVSNLKGFGIENQIFGQIAAGAILHYLESTENHNPKHLSQISRLINEDFVWMDRFTIRNLELVEPLHLEGKSLIQVLDETFTAMGSRLLRKWILMPLLDIKKIQQRLDAVSTINSNQDLSDLIKEKLKSFGDLERLVSKIPLRRINPRELIHIQNTLSRINPIKTTLYHQTDPLLKGLADRLDLCSDLYAKIESQLLPEAPNAINKGGIFKDGWNSELDELRYVLKNSKDLLLDIQKQEVINTGITNLKIGYNSVFGYFLEVTNKYKNQGLIPDHWVRKQTMSTGERYVTDELKKLESKILGAEERILTIEEELFNQLVNDLQEYMLPLQQNAHVIASLDCLLSFSITATKYNYNKPEIHDGFSIEIIEGRHPVIERQLPEGEFYIPNDLYLDQDTQQILMITGPNMSGKSAILRQTAVICLMTQIGSFVPVSKASIGLIDRLYTRVGASDNISSGESTFMVEMNETASILNNLSERSLILLDEIGRGTSTYDGISIAWSIAEYIHQHQNKRAKTLFATHYHELNELSTLYPRIKNFHVATQEINKKVIFLRKLIPGGSEHSFGIHVAKMAGMPEEIIRRAEMILIELEAQRSQSSSEANIKSNLTTFEIKSTTSQSEQEHWILDQLKHIDIQTMSPVECLMKLLEWKAKL; from the coding sequence ATGGAACAATACAATTCATTAAAGGCCAAACACCCCGACGCTATTTTACTATATAGAGTGGGTGATTTTTATGAAACATTTGGGAGTGATGCTATTACCACTTCCGAAGTATTAGGAATAGTGCTTACAAAACGAAATAATGGTGGCTCAACCATTGAACTAGCAGGTTTTCCTTTCCATGCTTTAGATGCCTATTTACCTAAATTAGTTAAAGCTGGATATCGAGTTGCCATTTGTGAGCAACTTGAGAAACCAAGTAAAGGTAAAAAAATTGTAAAAAGAGGCATTACAGATGTAATAACTCCAGGAGTTACCCTCGACAATAAATTATTAGACCAAAAAAGGAATAATTTTCTTGGAGCCGTTTTTGTTGGCGACATGAATCATATAGGTGTTTCATTTGTAGATATTTCAACAGGGGAATTCTATCTTGCAGAAGGCCAACAAGAGTATATAAATAAACTGCTCCAAAATTTTCAGCCATCAGAGATACTTTATTCACGGTCCAAAAAATTGATATTTGATCAATTGTTTTCAGAACAATATTATGCCTATGCTTTGGAAGATTGGATATTTACATCTGAATATACTACAAAAAAATTACTACACCATTTTCAGGTTAGCAATTTAAAAGGATTCGGAATTGAAAATCAAATATTTGGACAAATTGCTGCTGGCGCCATTTTACATTATCTCGAATCCACTGAAAATCACAATCCAAAACATCTATCGCAAATTAGTAGACTGATCAATGAAGATTTTGTTTGGATGGATCGGTTTACCATTAGAAATTTAGAATTGGTTGAACCTTTACACCTTGAAGGAAAATCATTAATCCAAGTCTTGGATGAGACGTTCACAGCTATGGGTTCTAGATTACTTAGAAAATGGATACTTATGCCTTTGTTGGATATTAAAAAAATCCAACAAAGACTGGATGCCGTAAGCACCATTAATTCAAATCAAGACCTAAGTGATTTAATAAAAGAAAAATTAAAATCATTTGGCGATCTGGAACGATTGGTTTCAAAAATTCCGTTACGTAGAATCAACCCAAGAGAGCTGATTCATATTCAAAATACTTTAAGTCGTATCAATCCAATTAAAACGACTCTGTACCACCAAACCGATCCTTTATTGAAAGGATTGGCTGATAGATTAGATTTGTGTTCCGATTTATACGCTAAAATTGAATCCCAATTATTGCCTGAAGCCCCTAATGCTATAAATAAAGGTGGAATTTTTAAAGATGGGTGGAACTCAGAATTGGATGAGTTAAGATATGTCCTAAAAAACAGTAAAGACTTATTACTGGATATCCAAAAACAAGAAGTGATCAATACAGGAATTACGAACTTAAAAATAGGATATAATTCAGTATTTGGTTACTTCCTTGAGGTCACCAATAAATATAAAAATCAAGGATTAATTCCTGATCACTGGGTTCGCAAACAAACCATGTCCACTGGCGAACGATATGTGACTGATGAATTAAAGAAATTAGAATCAAAAATACTTGGAGCCGAAGAACGAATCCTCACCATAGAAGAAGAATTATTCAACCAATTAGTTAATGACCTTCAAGAATACATGCTTCCATTACAACAAAATGCACATGTCATTGCAAGTTTGGATTGTTTATTAAGTTTCTCAATTACTGCTACAAAATACAATTACAACAAGCCTGAAATTCATGATGGTTTTAGTATAGAAATTATTGAAGGGCGCCATCCTGTTATCGAACGACAGTTGCCCGAAGGAGAATTTTATATTCCCAATGATTTATATCTAGATCAAGACACACAACAGATACTGATGATTACCGGTCCAAATATGTCAGGGAAATCAGCCATCCTCAGACAAACTGCGGTGATTTGTCTCATGACTCAAATAGGTTCTTTTGTTCCTGTATCAAAAGCTTCCATTGGATTAATAGATAGATTATATACTCGTGTAGGAGCTAGCGACAATATTTCATCCGGCGAATCAACCTTCATGGTTGAAATGAATGAAACAGCCTCAATATTGAATAACTTATCTGAAAGATCATTGATTCTTCTTGACGAAATCGGAAGAGGCACAAGCACTTACGATGGAATATCTATTGCCTGGTCCATTGCAGAATATATTCATCAACATCAGAACAAAAGAGCAAAAACACTTTTTGCAACGCACTATCATGAATTGAATGAATTATCTACATTATATCCAAGAATAAAAAACTTTCATGTTGCAACACAAGAAATTAATAAGAAAGTTATTTTTTTACGAAAATTAATTCCGGGTGGAAGTGAGCATTCATTTGGAATTCATGTGGCAAAAATGGCAGGCATGCCGGAAGAAATTATTCGAAGAGCAGAAATGATCTTAATTGAATTGGAGGCACAACGTTCCCAAAGTTCTTCTGAGGCAAATATAAAATCCAACTTGACAACATTTGAAATCAAATCCACCACATCCCAAAGTGAACAAGAACATTGGATTTTAGATCAACTTAAACACATCGACATACAAACCATGTCTCCTGTTGAATGCTTGATGAAGCTTTTGGAATGGAAAGCAAAATTGTAA
- a CDS encoding sensor histidine kinase: MNKKNFIKGLVFSLAIFVVKLHGQGNFFSINSPQEEANAIIDSTLSQIDTCIKLHQYAQAIIPIFQLIEYYNDTEDYLHMHQYRFLLARIYFILGWYQKALANLEYCQVYFRQNERKVDLVRTYHFLSLVYYKLQNQEMASYFLGQCELENPDKNNPLCVHEHMMLNAVIKIGLNDSLSKFDLSKVIKFAKTNAIVDLQFQSYMFLGDYYKARNNPIQACIAYSKSHELTLEMGYLEDIKKLDMSLYDCLKAQDKHEESSNYLLHYIAVNDSLNTLKHNENLNKNIAKYEQKELREERIDLAKNQRLFELKSRRSNFTLYSLLFSIGAILIGGYLVILFYQQKLNATNIIHKQNEQINQQKIKELESTLHLQTMESMITGQEDERERIAKDLHDSLGGLLSTIKLRFDKLESDAKYNGENNEFNKVHELIDIACSEVRNIAHDLKPGALEELGLIEAVSDLLNRNNREKGPEIIFQHYGFDFGKNIDSSAALQIYRIIQELINNSIKHANAQEILVQLSLSDDILEIIVEDDGHGYNELNIKKGMGLENIKSRVKYLKGDISVSSDADKGTSTLIHIPIG, from the coding sequence ATGAATAAGAAGAACTTTATAAAGGGTCTGGTATTTAGTCTTGCCATTTTTGTAGTAAAATTGCATGGTCAGGGCAATTTTTTTTCAATCAATAGCCCGCAAGAAGAAGCTAACGCCATTATTGATTCTACATTAAGCCAAATTGATACATGCATTAAATTGCATCAATACGCCCAGGCTATTATTCCGATTTTTCAGTTAATCGAATATTATAATGATACTGAGGATTATCTGCACATGCATCAGTATCGATTTTTACTTGCAAGAATATATTTTATCTTAGGTTGGTACCAAAAAGCATTAGCCAACCTTGAATATTGCCAGGTTTATTTTCGCCAAAATGAACGCAAAGTAGACTTGGTTAGAACCTACCATTTCTTGTCATTGGTTTATTATAAATTACAAAATCAAGAGATGGCAAGTTATTTCTTGGGTCAATGTGAATTAGAAAACCCTGACAAAAACAATCCATTATGTGTCCATGAACACATGATGCTTAATGCAGTAATAAAAATTGGATTGAATGATAGTCTTAGCAAATTTGATTTATCAAAAGTTATAAAATTTGCTAAAACAAATGCCATTGTTGATCTTCAATTTCAATCTTATATGTTTCTGGGCGACTATTATAAAGCCAGAAACAACCCCATTCAAGCTTGTATTGCATATAGCAAAAGTCATGAACTGACCTTAGAAATGGGCTATCTGGAAGATATTAAAAAACTCGATATGAGTTTATATGATTGTCTTAAAGCCCAAGACAAACATGAGGAATCTTCCAATTATCTGCTTCATTATATTGCAGTCAATGATTCATTAAACACCCTTAAACATAATGAAAATCTAAATAAGAATATTGCAAAATATGAACAAAAAGAGTTGCGTGAAGAGCGAATTGATCTGGCCAAAAACCAAAGATTATTTGAGTTAAAATCCAGAAGATCCAATTTTACACTATATAGCCTTTTGTTTAGTATTGGCGCAATTCTTATTGGTGGATATTTGGTTATTTTATTTTACCAACAAAAATTAAATGCCACTAATATCATTCATAAACAAAATGAACAAATCAACCAACAAAAAATAAAAGAGCTTGAAAGTACGCTTCATCTGCAAACCATGGAATCGATGATTACAGGTCAAGAAGATGAACGTGAACGGATTGCAAAAGATCTGCACGACAGCCTTGGCGGCCTATTATCAACCATCAAACTCCGATTTGATAAACTTGAATCAGATGCAAAATACAATGGTGAAAACAATGAATTTAATAAGGTTCATGAACTCATTGACATCGCTTGTAGTGAAGTAAGAAATATAGCGCATGATCTAAAACCAGGAGCATTGGAAGAGCTCGGATTAATCGAAGCCGTGAGCGACTTGCTGAATAGAAACAACCGAGAGAAAGGTCCTGAAATTATCTTTCAACATTATGGATTTGACTTTGGAAAAAACATAGATTCCTCAGCCGCTCTACAAATTTATAGGATCATACAGGAGTTAATTAATAATTCTATTAAACACGCAAACGCTCAAGAAATACTCGTCCAATTAAGCCTTTCTGATGATATCTTAGAAATCATTGTTGAAGATGATGGTCATGGCTATAATGAATTAAATATAAAAAAAGGTATGGGACTTGAAAATATTAAATCAAGGGTCAAATATCTCAAGGGCGATATTTCAGTAAGTTCAGATGCCGATAAAGGCACTTCTACATTAATTCATATTCCGATTGGCTAA
- a CDS encoding RluA family pseudouridine synthase yields the protein MAIPVIYEDDHFIVINKNAGLLSIPDRFDALKENAYDLLSKHYESLYTVHRIDKDTSGLMIFAKEADSHKILNDAFEQHQIQKTYLALTESQPLEDSGRIELAIAHSISHPGKMVIHNKGKQSTTDFKVITRWKQFSLLELSPLTGRTHQIRIHLMHIGCPIICDPIYGIRNQFSIADIKRHSKLAKNDEQFRPLIERTALHAFGLKFNLFGKSHQFEIEPPKDFRACIQQLNKWQSI from the coding sequence ATGGCAATACCTGTAATATACGAAGATGATCACTTTATAGTGATCAATAAAAATGCTGGTTTATTAAGCATTCCAGATCGTTTTGATGCTTTAAAAGAAAATGCATATGACTTATTATCAAAACACTATGAATCGCTTTATACCGTACATCGCATTGATAAAGATACCAGTGGACTAATGATTTTTGCAAAGGAGGCAGACTCACATAAAATCCTTAATGATGCTTTCGAACAACACCAAATACAAAAAACTTATTTGGCATTAACCGAATCTCAACCTTTAGAAGATTCAGGTCGAATTGAATTAGCTATAGCTCATTCCATCTCCCACCCTGGCAAAATGGTAATTCACAATAAAGGAAAACAATCGACAACGGATTTCAAAGTTATAACCAGATGGAAACAATTTAGCTTGTTGGAACTGAGTCCATTAACTGGTAGAACCCATCAAATTAGAATTCATTTGATGCACATAGGTTGTCCCATTATTTGTGACCCAATATATGGCATCAGAAATCAATTCAGTATTGCTGACATTAAACGTCACTCCAAATTGGCAAAAAATGATGAACAATTCAGACCATTAATTGAAAGAACCGCCCTACATGCTTTTGGACTCAAGTTTAATTTATTTGGCAAATCACATCAATTTGAAATCGAACCTCCAAAAGACTTTAGGGCCTGTATTCAGCAGCTGAATAAATGGCAATCCATATAA
- a CDS encoding Mrp/NBP35 family ATP-binding protein has protein sequence MDNIVEQIIEILSKVIEPNTGKDLIHLRMIRDIHVEGKNIHLKVYLPANNYDKKDILFQDIQDSLTKNFADHEIHAHFVNQTAYSEAPNALLPQIKNFVAVASGKGGVGKSTVAVNLAIALSRLGYKTGILDADLYGPSLPTMFGIKKDKPQVQLIDGKHQLIPILVQGLPVLSLGNIIEADQAVVLRGPRLAAIIKQFFQDAQWPELDYLIIDLPPGTGDVQLTLVQTVPLTGVVMVTTPQEVAIIDAIKAANMFSMEQIKVPILGVIENMSWFQPLDQPDKKYFIFGQNGGQRLAHITHSSLIGQVPLIEKMRQRSDEGLAFELDEHDIYPALFESMAIALHKKVELRNLTLAPTKKVEQA, from the coding sequence ATGGATAATATAGTAGAACAAATTATAGAAATTTTGTCAAAGGTCATTGAGCCCAATACCGGTAAAGATTTAATTCATCTCCGAATGATTCGGGATATCCATGTGGAGGGTAAAAACATCCATTTAAAAGTATATCTCCCAGCCAATAATTACGACAAAAAAGATATTTTATTTCAAGATATTCAAGATAGTCTTACTAAAAATTTTGCAGATCATGAGATCCATGCTCATTTTGTTAATCAAACAGCCTATAGTGAAGCCCCTAATGCATTACTGCCACAAATAAAAAATTTTGTAGCCGTAGCTTCAGGGAAAGGTGGCGTGGGAAAATCTACGGTCGCTGTTAACTTGGCCATAGCTTTAAGCAGATTAGGTTATAAAACGGGGATCCTTGATGCTGATCTGTACGGACCATCTTTGCCCACGATGTTTGGAATTAAAAAGGATAAACCTCAGGTTCAACTCATTGATGGAAAACATCAATTAATCCCTATATTAGTTCAGGGTTTGCCGGTATTATCATTGGGTAATATTATTGAAGCGGATCAGGCAGTAGTGTTGAGAGGTCCCAGGTTAGCTGCAATTATCAAGCAGTTTTTTCAAGATGCCCAGTGGCCGGAATTGGATTATCTGATCATAGATTTACCGCCTGGCACAGGGGATGTTCAATTGACTTTAGTTCAAACAGTTCCTTTAACTGGGGTCGTAATGGTAACCACGCCACAGGAAGTAGCTATCATTGATGCGATAAAAGCGGCTAATATGTTTTCAATGGAGCAAATTAAAGTGCCCATCTTGGGAGTTATTGAGAATATGTCATGGTTTCAACCACTGGACCAACCAGATAAGAAGTATTTTATTTTTGGACAAAATGGGGGGCAGCGATTGGCTCATATTACACATTCTTCACTCATAGGTCAAGTTCCATTGATAGAAAAAATGAGACAACGATCGGATGAAGGCCTTGCTTTTGAGTTGGATGAACATGACATTTATCCTGCATTGTTTGAATCCATGGCCATTGCCCTTCACAAGAAAGTGGAATTGCGTAACCTGACGTTGGCGCCTACAAAAAAAGTAGAACAAGCATAA
- a CDS encoding response regulator transcription factor, with protein sequence MIKVVIADDHTMFVDGIESILKNETNIKVVDRCFNGKKVFDILKKKAVDVLLLDINLPELNGIQVAQRIQKEYPQVKILALSMYNEESFVTEILKSGALGYVLKNTDRIELIKAIETVASGQTYFSAEVTETIMGRLRKKNTQKKKNNILLPKISRREREVLTLIVKEHTTQEIAERLFISLKTVESHRSSLISKLNVRNTAGLVRATIEYHLLD encoded by the coding sequence ATGATAAAAGTTGTTATCGCAGATGATCATACTATGTTCGTTGACGGAATAGAATCCATCCTAAAAAATGAAACAAATATTAAGGTGGTAGATCGTTGTTTTAATGGAAAGAAAGTTTTTGATATTTTAAAAAAGAAGGCTGTAGATGTGTTATTACTCGACATAAACCTTCCAGAACTTAATGGAATTCAAGTCGCTCAGCGGATCCAAAAAGAGTATCCTCAAGTCAAAATTCTCGCTTTATCCATGTACAACGAAGAAAGTTTTGTAACTGAAATTTTAAAAAGTGGCGCTCTTGGGTATGTTTTAAAAAATACTGATCGAATTGAATTAATTAAAGCTATTGAAACAGTGGCTTCGGGCCAAACCTATTTCAGTGCAGAAGTCACTGAAACCATAATGGGTCGTCTTCGCAAGAAAAACACCCAAAAGAAAAAAAACAATATCCTTTTACCAAAAATATCCAGAAGGGAACGCGAAGTCTTAACTTTAATAGTCAAAGAACACACAACACAAGAAATTGCTGAACGACTTTTTATCAGTCTAAAAACGGTTGAATCCCACCGCAGTAGCTTAATATCCAAATTAAATGTTCGAAATACAGCAGGATTAGTCCGGGCAACCATAGAATATCACTTATTGGACTAA
- a CDS encoding bifunctional riboflavin kinase/FAD synthetase, translating into MRVLRLNVDTLPDFDHSVITVGAFDGMHLGHQDLILRLCHEAKKVNGPSILITFDPHPRQILDTSDTRIKLLTTLDEKIEILKETELDYLVIIPFTYDFSQLLPEEYIENILIKKFKPHSFIIGYDHTFGINGTGNIDLLKQYHKNGLFNLIEIPKKEIDDIKISSTLVRQSISNNDYKEALNLLGHPFWFNGKVGTGQQLGTKIGFPTANLILNDPDKIIPNPGIYSAIATVEDRRYDGMLYIGNRPTIGDHLKQTIEIHLLDFRENVYSLQLKIEVIEFIRKDQKFDSIDEMIWQIKEDEKQIKKSLTLFHLTEANFKKNPSVAVVILNYNGAHFLNNYLQSIITHTPNYATIYVIDNASTDDSILLLKQKYPEIKRIILHKNYGYAEGYNKGLAQITADYFVLINSDIQVSDDWLSPLIQRIQSDPFNMAVQPKILALNDPQSFEYAGAAGGLMDALGYTFSYGRMLNKVEKDLGQYQKATPIFWASGAAFIINANMFKSIGGFDGDYFAHQEEIDLCWRIQRAGGKIWYEPNSKVYHLGGGTLDYNNPRKLFLNFRNNLATIFKNSSWPILIILLPVRFVIDFLISLKYLLSGNIMLFLKVLEAYIISILSTLYLLHKKDHYNSKIIRSTVNEVKLSGRLKGSLFIHYYLFGNQKSSDIPKHYID; encoded by the coding sequence ATGAGAGTACTTAGACTAAATGTTGATACTTTACCTGATTTCGATCATAGCGTCATAACCGTTGGGGCTTTTGATGGCATGCACTTAGGACATCAGGATCTTATATTAAGACTATGCCATGAAGCGAAAAAGGTAAATGGTCCATCCATTTTGATTACTTTCGACCCACATCCAAGGCAAATTCTAGATACCAGTGATACTAGAATCAAATTACTAACTACCCTTGACGAAAAAATCGAAATATTAAAAGAAACAGAATTAGATTATTTAGTAATCATTCCATTTACCTATGATTTTTCCCAATTATTACCTGAAGAATATATTGAAAATATTTTAATCAAGAAATTTAAACCTCATAGTTTCATCATTGGATATGATCATACATTTGGCATCAATGGAACTGGTAATATTGATTTGTTGAAACAATATCACAAAAATGGTTTATTTAATTTAATCGAAATTCCTAAAAAAGAGATCGACGACATTAAAATAAGCTCAACATTGGTTAGACAATCCATTTCAAATAATGATTACAAGGAAGCTTTAAATTTATTGGGTCATCCTTTTTGGTTTAATGGAAAAGTAGGCACCGGACAACAATTAGGCACAAAAATTGGATTTCCAACCGCCAATCTCATTTTAAATGATCCTGACAAAATAATACCCAATCCTGGAATATATTCAGCAATTGCAACTGTTGAGGACCGCAGGTATGACGGCATGCTTTACATTGGAAACCGACCAACTATTGGAGACCATTTAAAACAAACCATTGAAATACATCTTTTAGATTTTAGAGAAAATGTTTATTCTCTTCAATTAAAAATTGAAGTTATCGAATTCATTAGAAAAGATCAAAAATTTGATTCTATAGATGAAATGATTTGGCAAATTAAAGAAGATGAAAAACAAATAAAAAAAAGCTTAACCTTATTCCATTTAACAGAAGCCAATTTTAAAAAAAATCCTTCAGTTGCTGTTGTCATTTTAAATTATAATGGGGCTCATTTTTTGAATAATTATCTCCAATCCATTATTACCCATACACCCAACTATGCCACAATTTATGTGATTGATAATGCATCTACTGATGATAGCATCCTACTTTTAAAACAAAAATATCCTGAAATTAAAAGGATTATTCTACATAAAAACTACGGATATGCTGAAGGATATAATAAAGGCTTGGCCCAAATCACAGCAGATTATTTCGTTTTAATCAATTCAGATATTCAAGTTTCTGATGATTGGTTAAGTCCACTCATTCAACGAATTCAATCTGATCCTTTTAACATGGCTGTCCAACCGAAAATATTAGCATTGAATGATCCTCAATCATTCGAATATGCCGGTGCAGCAGGTGGTCTTATGGATGCATTAGGCTATACTTTTTCTTACGGTAGAATGTTAAATAAAGTTGAAAAGGATTTAGGGCAATATCAAAAAGCTACGCCAATTTTTTGGGCAAGCGGTGCGGCATTTATCATCAATGCCAATATGTTCAAGTCCATTGGCGGTTTTGATGGTGACTATTTTGCACATCAGGAAGAAATTGATTTATGTTGGCGAATTCAAAGGGCAGGTGGAAAAATATGGTACGAACCCAATTCTAAAGTTTACCATCTTGGTGGTGGCACCTTGGATTATAATAACCCAAGAAAATTATTTCTCAATTTTAGAAACAATTTGGCTACTATTTTTAAAAATAGTTCATGGCCAATATTAATTATATTACTTCCTGTTAGGTTTGTCATTGACTTTTTGATCAGTTTGAAGTATTTATTATCAGGGAATATTATGTTATTTCTTAAAGTCTTAGAGGCTTATATCATTTCTATTCTGTCTACTTTATATCTTCTTCATAAAAAAGATCATTACAATAGTAAGATAATCAGGTCTACTGTAAATGAAGTTAAATTATCAGGAAGATTAAAGGGATCTTTATTTATTCACTATTACTTATTTGGAAATCAGAAATCATCAGACATTCCAAAACATTACATTGACTAA